The DNA sequence TGCCGGTCTGTATGAAGGCATCTACGGCACGATCAATGTCCTCGTCAGTGTGAGCTGCAGAGATCTGGACTCGAATGCGGGCTTTTCCTTTGGGAACGACTGGGAAGGAGAAACCGATCACATACACTCCTGATGACAAAGTGAGAAAACCATTGTTTTAAACAGGCAGCTGGGCTTGCATACTTtattttgtagaaaaaaaaattagatggcCTATATATGCCTGAATTCTTACCAAGTTTTAGCATGTCGTCAGCCATAAGTGAAGCCAGACGAGCATCTCCCAGCATCACAGGACAGATGGGATGAGCTGTGCCAGAAATGGTGAACCCTGCCTGGGTCATATTGTTTCTGAACCTTTGGGAAAGAAGAAAAGGAAAGACAATAGACCATTGTTATCATTAGCTCAATGAACTCCAAAAATCCTTTATTCTTAAAAGCATGCATACTTTCACACTGAACCAGCAAAAGTCAGCTCTTTTTGTTTTGACTGCAATGTCATCCCAGACCAGCTGCTGCTTTGAACAGCAAACTCTGTTAGTTTTGACTCTGCTGCTAATTTGCTGTCCACAATAACACAAGCCAAAGGGTGTAACCAAATCTACAAATATCACAGAGCGCCCACTCGCCCCCTCCAGTCCCACCTCATGGTTTTAGCTGCCATGGACTGAGCGATTTCATTGGATGCCAGCAGCAGTTCCACAGCACGGGTGGCACATCCCACCACAGGAGGAGGGAGGGAGTTTGAGAAGAGGTATGGACGAGACCGCTGTCTCAGAAGCTCAATCAAAGCCTTGGGTCCGACAGTGTAACCACCTGACAAAGAGTTAGAAATATACGTGTTTGAAAGGACTGAAATTGCTTCAGCCTTATTAGCAAAGGAACTTTAATGCGTTATTTTGTGTGACATAGTAGCTTGACTATGTAAAACTGTGCTTCAGATGATGTTTGATATTTATACGCACCAGCAGCTCCTCCCAGTGCTTTTCCCAGAGTGGAATTCACAATGTGCACCCTGTTCATCACTCCCAGCAGCTCATCGGTTCCTCTGTGGGAAATAAATGTATGAACATCCacttgtaatataatataatatgatataagaTAATATTTTGGCATAGAGTGCATCGATGCCTGCTTATTTTTCTGCTTCCTTCATTCTGGAAAAACAATTTCCCCATCTTTTTGAAAGtgtattcattaaataataataaagccaAATCAACCAGCTACGAGAAGAATCACTACATtaaaaactttgatttgaaccaaaaacgaaaaaaaaaaaaaaaaaaaaaaaaagggcaaaGGTACAAGACTGTGTACTTAACCTTAGTGAGAGATAGAACTAATTTCATAAAGCCTTGCTAATGATAATCTATAAAAACGATGGATAAATAAATCTATTGATTTAAAGCTGTTAATTATACAGATAGAAACAATGCAtttcatgccaaaaaaaaatatttatatatatatatatatatatatatatatatatatatatatatatatatatatatatatatatatatatatatatatatatatatatatatattttgtcattaaggtttcgaggctggcgtttggcaactcgaaccttcagctcctccacagattttctatgggattaaggtctgtagactggctaggccactccaggaccttaatgtgcttcttcttgagccactcctttgttgccttggccgtgtgttttgggtcattgtcatgctggaatacccatccacgacccattttcagtgccctggctggcttcaatgccctgacagtacatggccccgtccatcgtccctttgatgtggtgcagttgtcctgtccccttagcagaaaacacccccaaagcataatgtttccacctccatgtttgacggtggggatggtgttcttggggtcataggcagcattactcctccaaacacggcgagttgagttgatgccaaagagctggattttggtttcatctgaccacaacactttcacccagttctcctctgaatcattggcaaacttcagacgggctgtacatgtgctttcttgagcaggggaccttgcgggtgctgcaggatttcagtccttcacggcgtagtgtgttaccagttgttttcttggtgactatggtcccagctgccttgagatcattgacaagatcctcccgtgtagttctgggctgattacCCACCGTTCTCGTGATCACTGAagctccacgaggtgagatcttgcatggagccccagtccgagggagattgacagttattttgtgtttcttccatttgcaaataaatcacaccaactgttgtcaccttctcaccaagctgcttgacgatggtcttgtagcccattccagccttgtgtaggtatacaatcttgtccctgacgtCCTTGGACAGAtttttggtcttggccatgatGGAGAGTTTGgcatctgattgattgattgcttctgtggacagatgtcttttatacaggtaacaaactgagattactccctttaagagagtgctcctaatctcagctccttacctgtataaaagacacctgggagccagaaatcttaaaatcttaaaatgcaaatcaatttataactttttttgaaatgcttttttctggatatttttgttgttgttattctgtctctcactgttcaaataaactaaaattatagactggtaatttctttgtcagtgggcaaacgtacaaaatcagcaaaatcagcaggggatcaaataatccCCCCCCCCACTgtatacacaaacacagatatatatgtgtgtgtatatatatttgattattttgacaTAAAATGCAAGATGTTCAGATGTTCAAATAATGTGAGCTGATGACttcaaaaaaaatcatatatgaTCAATTTGACAACCTTGTAGCTCACAGTGGGTCTGTCTTTAACAGTTTTTATGTTATTAAGAATCAAACCCCTGATGGCgaaaataaatagcatttttatttctggAAACTGACTGTTTTgctagcatttttttttctgtatactCACCGACCACGGGGACCCAAGAATCCCGTGGCATGACATTCATCAATGAAGACCAAGGCACCGTACTGCTCAGCCAGATCACAGATACCCTGCAGAGGAGCCACATCACCATCCATGGAGAACACGCCGTCTGTGACCACCAACCTCAGACGAGAGGActgtgcataaataaataaagtgaatgtaccGAGAAACTAAAATGTCTTGAATTACTTAAGTTTAGACATTTCTAATTGTTGACTTAAATTGTTgcattatattttctgtttttcatcAAAGAAATCATTACCACATATCAAGCCAAAACACAGTCAGTtgagtaaaaacattatttaaatatcagCATGTGCATAAACCACTTGAAGCTTGCAGTGCAACCTCTGATTTGCATAAAATCCAGTAACATGAGATTTATACAAAATCTACCTGTGATTCTTTCAGCTTTTCCTCCAGGTCGTTCAGATCCATGTGTTTGTAGCGGAACCTCTTGGCACGGCACAATCGAATCCCATCGATAATAGAGGCATGGTTTAGTTCAtcagacaacactgcatcaTCAGGACCCAACAGGACCTAAAGCAACGTGCGCCAATGTATTGTTACAGTGTATTTGCAGTGGTGCTATTTACTTCAGTATAGCATAAGGATTGGTTAAAACAGACCTCAAACAGACCAGCGTTGGCATCGAAGCAGCTCGCATATAGAATGCAGTCTTCTCTTTCATGAAACTGGGCTAGTTTCTCTTCCAAGTTCTTGTGGATGCTCTAGAGAACAGACAGTTAACAGATATATCTTAAGGCATCAATAAGCACTGCTATCAGTGTAttcaaatacagtatttttccTCACCTGTGTGCCACAGATGAAGCGAACTGAACTAAGGCCAGCGCCATACTTCTGCAGGGCATCGATTCCTGCCTTCACCACCTCCGGATGACTGGATAAACCCAGGTAGTTATTTGCACAG is a window from the Onychostoma macrolepis isolate SWU-2019 chromosome 03, ASM1243209v1, whole genome shotgun sequence genome containing:
- the gcat gene encoding 2-amino-3-ketobutyrate coenzyme A ligase, mitochondrial, with the protein product MSLRAAARVLGAPLRSVAQPCAATASRAYSAAAQAALSVLDGELDAIRTAGTWKGERVITSQQGPHISVDGSRGDILNFCANNYLGLSSHPEVVKAGIDALQKYGAGLSSVRFICGTQSIHKNLEEKLAQFHEREDCILYASCFDANAGLFEVLLGPDDAVLSDELNHASIIDGIRLCRAKRFRYKHMDLNDLEEKLKESQSSRLRLVVTDGVFSMDGDVAPLQGICDLAEQYGALVFIDECHATGFLGPRGRGTDELLGVMNRVHIVNSTLGKALGGAAGGYTVGPKALIELLRQRSRPYLFSNSLPPPVVGCATRAVELLLASNEIAQSMAAKTMRFRNNMTQAGFTISGTAHPICPVMLGDARLASLMADDMLKLGVYVIGFSFPVVPKGKARIRVQISAAHTDEDIDRAVDAFIQTGRKHGVIS